A segment of the Candidatus Protochlamydia naegleriophila genome:
ACCCCTCTATACGCGTAGCCTTCATCTCTACGAAAGCCTTGGCCATTCACGCTATCGCTCATGCTGGCATCTTCCTTTTAAGCCTCCCTTCGAGGAAAAAGAACATACTGCCGACATCGCTTTTACAATCCTAGGCCAAGACCTCGAACAGCTCTATCTGCATGCTTATCTCGCCATGGCTTTCAAATTTCCGCCTTTGCTTGACTATTTCAATTCTGAAAGCGTACTCTCCAATTTAGATGACGTTGTCATTGAATTAAACCACGTCATAACCCGTGTCGATATGGATATTGGCTGTCCTTTCAAAGCCATTAGCTTTCACGGAGTAATTCAACAAGATGAAGAAGGCGATTTAAAATGGGAGATGATCGTCGATGTCTGATTTAGAGCGCATACAACCAGGTATCTACCTAATTCCTCAAACTGGCGGAATGAAGGTTCCAGGCCTCATCGTTGCCACTCCTGAGCTTTTAGAGGAAATGGACATCGACAAGCCTCTTGAACAGGTCCGCAACGTCGCACACCTACCAGGTATTGTTGGCTATAGCATCGCCATGCCCGACATCCATTGGGGATATGGCTTTCCAATCGGCGGTGTTGCCGCAACCGATGAAGAGACGGGAGTGATCAGCCCGGGAGGAGTCGGATATGACATTAATTGCGGTATTCGCTTAGCCATGGTCCCAGGTCTATTCAAAGATCTTTCAGAAACAACCAAAAGAGACCTCATTAAAACCATTTTCAAACTCGTTCCTTCCGGCGTTGGCCATGAGCACAAGGGAGCCGGACTCAGCGATACAGATTACCGCCGTCTGATTGAAAAGGGAGCTCAATGGTCTATCGAGCAAGGTTTTGGATTTGAAGCGGATATCGATCATATGGAGAGTCACGGCTATATTAAAGGTGGAAGTTTAGACGCTGTCTCTTCGCATGCCAAAGAAAGAGGGCAAAAGCAGCTCGGCTCCATTGGTTCTGGCAATCACTTCGTTGAAATTGGAGAGGTCAGCCATATCTATCTGCCTGCAATTGCAGAAGCCTGGGGCATCGCAAAAGGGCAAACCTACATCCTCATTCATTCAGGATCGAGAGGGTTCGGCCATCAGATCTGTCAAGATACCTTGAATGCGTTCATCAAGCAAGGCTATGCCGAAAACTTGCCAGACAGGCAACTCGTCGCAGCTCCAATCAAAAGCCAGGCTGGGGAAGGCTATTTTAGAGCCATGGCAGCGGCAGCCAATTTTGCCTTTAACAACAGACAGCAAATTCTACACTGGATTCGCCAAAGCTTTAAGCAAATTTGCAATATCGCTCCTGAAGAAATTCGGCTGATTTACGATGTCTGCCACAACATCGCCAAATTTGAAGAATATGAAATAAATGGTATCAAAAAAAGGCTCTGCGTACACCGTAAAGGAGCTACACGAGCCTTTGGTCCAGAAGCCAAAGAACTCTCCCCTTTATTCAGACAGACAGGGCAGCCTGTTTTGGTTCCAGGCGACATGGGACGAGCCAGCCACGTCATGGTCGGTCTAGGCAACATCCTAACCTGGTGCAGTGCTTGCCATGGTGCAGGGAGAGCGCGGAGCCGCATTCAATCCCTCAAGTCTTGGCAAGGGCGCGATCCCATCGAACATATGCGTCAGCAAGGCATACGCGTCATGGCCTCTTCGCACCGAACCATTGCCGAAGAAATGCCTGATGCCTACAAGGACGTCGATGCTGTTGTCGCAGCTGTGCAGGAAGCTAAACTTGCCAACATGGTAGCCAAGCTTTCTCCCCATCTCGTCATCAAAGGCTAGTCTTTTGTTCGATGGCTCACCGACCCACAAGAGACGAGTGTTCGCATGAAAGCCAGGTAATGGCTGATTCCTTTCTTCCACATCAAAGCAAAAAATATTTCAATTATAGTTTCTTATTTTTACACTTTGCCATTTATCCAAAATCGATACAGAAGGAGTCGTCATGTACCGCGTCTTATTTGATCAGCTAAAAAAAACTCAAACCTTTAGCCTTTCTAATCGTCTTAAGCCTATTCTCTACACCCTTTCAACTAAAGGCACAATCTCACTGTTATCAATCCTATGAAGAGGTCGATTGCTGTCAAGACAGTTGCAACTTCCAAAATCCTGCCTTAATAGTTGGCGGAGCCGCCATCGTTGGAGGAGTCATCGGTGCTGTAATCAGCAATTCTAATCATCATCACCACTCTAGCGGAAGTCGTGGACCTTCAGGCAGTTCAGGAGAACCTGGTCCAGCTGGACCAATCGGCCCTCCTGGCCCTGGCTTTACTAATGATCCCGGCCAATCTTTAACTTTCAATTTGTCCCTCGATATATTCGGTCTTCCCCAGATAATAGACGATGGACAGCATTTTTCAGGCTCCCTGCTCGCATTCGTCACTGGATCCGATGGAAACACGTTTGGAGGGTCTCCCATAGTTCTTACAGATGTTCCGCTCTATCACGAAGAATTCTTTGCCCCAATCGTTATCGAGAATCCAGTTTTCGGCCAGTATCAGGTAGGCGTTCAAATAATCGGTTATAATAGTAACTCCTTCGATGCAACCTTGCGAGGAGATGTTGACGTTTCAAGAGATGGCTCCCATGTATTTCTACAGGATATGCGCCTTAACACTCCTCCTTCCGGCCTAGAGTTACAAACGGTCTTGCTCTTTAGCTACGATCAACGAAATATTCCTTAATGCAATAATGCCTATCGAGCGCCCGCACTCGATAGGCATTATTGTTCAGACAAGTCTACTGAAGAACCTTCTCCAATCGAAATGCTGGAAAGTATCCACACTGTTCTTCGATTTCAAAACA
Coding sequences within it:
- a CDS encoding RtcB family protein encodes the protein MSDLERIQPGIYLIPQTGGMKVPGLIVATPELLEEMDIDKPLEQVRNVAHLPGIVGYSIAMPDIHWGYGFPIGGVAATDEETGVISPGGVGYDINCGIRLAMVPGLFKDLSETTKRDLIKTIFKLVPSGVGHEHKGAGLSDTDYRRLIEKGAQWSIEQGFGFEADIDHMESHGYIKGGSLDAVSSHAKERGQKQLGSIGSGNHFVEIGEVSHIYLPAIAEAWGIAKGQTYILIHSGSRGFGHQICQDTLNAFIKQGYAENLPDRQLVAAPIKSQAGEGYFRAMAAAANFAFNNRQQILHWIRQSFKQICNIAPEEIRLIYDVCHNIAKFEEYEINGIKKRLCVHRKGATRAFGPEAKELSPLFRQTGQPVLVPGDMGRASHVMVGLGNILTWCSACHGAGRARSRIQSLKSWQGRDPIEHMRQQGIRVMASSHRTIAEEMPDAYKDVDAVVAAVQEAKLANMVAKLSPHLVIKG